Part of the Streptomyces europaeiscabiei genome is shown below.
GAGTGCTCGGTGAACACCATCCAGTCGAGGCCGTACTTCGCGCCCGCCGCGGCCAGTTGGGAGAACGTGTACTTGGCGTCGTGGCTGTAGACGGTGTGGATGTGGTGGTCGCCGACCAGGTAGGCCAGGCGCGGGTCCTCGCCGCCGTAGGGGCGGGAATGCGCGGAGGCGGGTGCCGTGAGGGCCCCCGTGGCGCCCATCGCGAAGGCGGCGCCGAACAGGCCCGCGCCGCGCAGCAGGCCGCGGCGTGACACGCCCTGCGCGTCGAGGTCGGCGGGGGAGACGGACGGATCGGCCCAGGCGGGCAGTTGCTGCTCGTGCGTGCCGGACAGGCCGGACGGGTCGGACATGATCGGGGTCCCTTCGCGTCTCAGTGGTTCATGAACGACTCGACGGGCAGCGCCCGTTCGACGATCCGGACGTCACCGAGCCGCCCGTGCAGGATCTGGTCGATCTTCCCGGCGTACTCGTAGCCGCCGAGGATCCAGGGCAGGCCGACGGAGGCCAGTCCGACGACGGTGGCCTTCGGGTTGCGCACGACCGGGCAGCCCTGGACGTAGAGCGTGGTGTGCTTGCCGTCGTTGACGATCGCGAGGTGCCACCACGTCTCCAGCGGGGTCTCCTGGCCCCAGTTGGTCGCGATGCCCTGCTGGTTGAGCGGGCGCACCGCCCACTGCGGCTCCCTGTCGTTCGACAGCGACAGCGTGGCCAGCGGCTCGTCCGGGTCGTCGGCGGTCCTGCCCGCCGCGCCGCCCGTGCCGGTCCGGCCGAGGAGGCCGGCCCAGGCGTGGTTCGACGGGTTCCAGTCGGCGGGCAGCCGGTAGAACGCCTCGATGGTGTAGCCGCCCTTGAACGTCTTCGAGTTGAGCGGCGCCCCGTCGACCGTCCGCAGGTACGCGCCCTTCAGCGGGGGCTTGCCGCCGTGGAACTCCAGGCTGCCGTGGCCGGGCTGGTCCGGGTGGTGGTCGGCGGACCAGGTGAGCGTGCCGCCGCCGACGGCGACCAGGCCGAGGTCGTTGCCGTGGCCCGAGCGGTCGCGGATCGTGCCCCTGACGGCCGCTCCGTCCTCCTGTCCGTCGAAGCGCCAGTACGCGACCGTGCCGGGCACCAGAAGCTCGGCGACCGGCCTCGACGCCCGCGCGGGCACCGGCGCGAAGCCGGCGAACCGCTCGTCGAAGTCGACCTCGACCGTGAACCGGTCGGAGTCGCCGGAGAGTTCGCTCTCCTGCCGCTCCAGTTCGTTGAGCCCCTTTGCGGCCCGGCCCAGGATCCACGGGGAGATCGTCTCCACGTCGATGGTGTTCCGGTCGAGGTCGAAGCGGTAGAGGCGGATCATCGCCGCGCCGCCGAAGTACCGGTTCTGGTAGTTCGTGAGGTGCAGATGGACATCGTTGTCAGCACTGTTCTTCCGCGTCGCGCGCGCCGCCGGCCAGTAGTGCCCGTTGAGGGTGAGGAAGATCTGATCGTGGTCCTTGATCAGCCGGTCCCACAGCGTCTGCCCGTACGAGGAAAGGGAGTCGTCCCCGTCGACCAGTTCGTGCGTGGTGAGGACGACCGGCGTTCTCGGGTGCCGGGCCAGGACGTCCTGCGCCCACGCGAAGCCCTTCGCGGACAGCCGCCAGTCCAGGGCCAGCACCATCCACTGCCGGCCGCCCGCCTCGAAGAGGTGGAAGGAGTTGTAGCCGTCCGGGGAGGCACCCCCGAAGGTCGGACGGCCCTTGAAACGGGCGGGCCCGAAGACGTCCAGGTACGGGGTGGAACCCCGCTGGTCGTCGGTGGAGGAGCGCACGTCGTGGTTGCCCGCGAGGACGCTGTAGCCGACGCCCTTGCGGTCGAGCAGCCGGAACGCCTCGCCGATCGCCGCGGTCTCCTGTGCGCTGCCGTTCTGGGTGAGGTCTCCGAGGTGGGACAGGAACACGAGGTTCTCGTCCTCACCGTGCTCCAGGAGGTAACGCAGGGACGCCTCGACGGGCTTCTTGTCGATGCTCGGTCCGTCGAAGAGGTACTGGGTGTCGGGCATGACGGCGAGTGTGAAGCGGCGGCTCGTGGGGTCGGGCTTTCGGCGCCGCGGCGCCGCCTGTGCCGCCGTGGCGGGCAGCGCGACCGTCGCCGCCGCGCCCAGCAGGGCCGTGGCACGGAGGAAGTTGCGTCTGCCCGAATGGGCCTGGGCAGACTCCTGCCCCGGTTCGTGCGAGGTGCACACAGTGACTCCGTAGAAAGGGTTGGTGGGTCAGAGCGCCCGCAGCGTCCACGACCAGCGGTGGACGCCCGACGGGACGAGATAGGAGGGCGAGGTGTCGGGCCCGCACGAGGCGGTGCCCAGCCCCCGGTGAGCGGCGTCGATGTGGACCACGCAGCCCGGCCGGGGTGTCAGTTCGTCGTGGTGCGCGGCGGCCGTCAGGTCCGCCGCGCGGTGGCGGGTCACCGAGACCTGCCGGGGTCCGTCCAGCCGCACCGACAGGACGTGGTCGTCGCCGGTGAGCGTGAAGTGCCGTACACCGTGCCGGCCCCCGCTCTCCTGCGGCCGTAGATAGGGGGTGAACAGCTCGTCCACGGTGGCCGAGTGGTGTCCGACGGGCGCTCCGGCCGCACGGTCCGGGTAGCTCTCCCAGGGGCCCTGCCCGTACCAGGCCAGACGGTCGAAGCCGTCCGCCGTCTCGAACACCGTGCCGACGCGGGCCACGTCCGTCAGCTCCTCCGGCAGCACGGCCGTCTCCTCGACGAGGATCCGGCCGTCCACCAGCGCCGTGAACGCCTGCTCGTGCTCCACGGCCCCGGCCCCCGTCGCCCAACGGGAGCGGACCCGCACGGTCGACCCCTTGCGCTCCACGGCGACCAACGCGCGCTCCGCGCGGTCCAGGCCCAGTTCACGCCAGCGCTCGGCCATGCCGCCGAGGACGTCGTTGTCGGTCGGGGCCCGCCACAGGCTCAAGCCCGGCGGGGAGGCGAGCAGCGGGTGCAGCAGCAGCCCGGCCTCGTCCGTCTCCGGCGGCGGGATGTGCCCGAGGTCCTCGTCGGCGCCCACCACCGGCTCGCCCTCCTCCGGCTCGTACCACTGGACCTGCGGGAGGCACACCTCGGTGCCGCGCGGTGCCCAGGGCTCGTCGGCGGCCGTCGTCACCCGCAGCGTCAGCCAGATCTCGCCGCCCCCGCCCGCCGGCTCGGGCCGGTCGATGACGGCCGAGCCACCGGGCGGTACGTCGGGCAGCCGGGCCGGCAGCGTCCAGGTGCCGCCGTCGGCCGCCGCGAACTCCCACTCGGCGGCCAGCCACGACAGATCGCGGAAGTGCTGCCGGTTGTGCACCCGCAGCACCCGCCAGGTCCCCTCGCCCTCCACGGACAGCCGCACCGGGGCGGCGATCTCCCGGTGCTCGAACATCACCGGCTTGGGCGTGCGGTCGGGGAAGACGACCCCGTCGGCGATGAAGGCCCCGTCGTGGACGCTCTCGCCGAAGTCGCCGCCGTAGGCCCAGCGCAGGCCGGGGCCCGCGACTCCGTTCTCGTACAGCCCGGTGCCCCCACGCCCGGCCGGTCGTCCGTCGTTCACACGCTGGAGGATGCCGTGGTCCCAGAACTCCCAGATGAACCCGCCCTGAAGACCTGGGGTTGCCTCGATGGCGGCCCATGTGTCGGCCAGGGTGCCGTTGCTGTTGCCCATGGCGTGCGAGTACTCGCACTGGATCAGCGGCCTGGTCTGCTCGCCCGACAGCGCGTGCGCCACACAGTCGTCGATGGGCGCGTACATCGGGCAGGCGATGTCGGAGGCGTCGTCCGTGGCCGCCCAGTCCAGCTTCGCGGCCCCCTCGTACTGCACCGGCCGCGTCGGATCGTGCCGCCGCAGCCAGCCCGCCGCCGCGTCGTGGTTGGCTCCGTAGTCGGACTCGTTGCCCAGCGACCAGACGATCACCGACGGATGGTTCCTGTCCCGCAGGACCATCCGGGAGACGCGGTCCACGAAGGCGCCCAGATAGCGAGGGTCGTCGGCGATCTCGTGGGCGTGGTCGTGGGACTCGATGTCCGCCTCGTCGACGACGTAGAAGCCCAGCTCGTCCGTGAGGTCGTACAGGGCCGGGTCGCCCGGGTAGTGGGAGGTGCGGATCGCGTTGAAGCCGAACCGCTTCAGCGTCAGCAGGTCCGCGCGCATGTCCTCGTACGACACCGTCCGCCCCGTCAGGGGATGGAAGTCGTGCCGGTTGACGCCCCGGATGTAGACGCGCTCCCCGTTGACCAGCAGGTCCCGGCCGTGGATCTCGACGTCGCGGAAGCCGACCCGGTGGTGCGAGGTGTCGGCGACCGTGCCGTCGGCGCGGTGCAGGCGGACGGTGAGGTCGTACAGCTCGGGGGTCTCGGCGTTCCAGGTCCGTACGCCCTGGACGACCGTGCCCATCCGGGCCTCGCCGAGGAAGTCGGAGACCCGGTCGTCCTCGGTGTTGAGCCGGTCGAACTCGGTGTCCTGGGCCAGCTCCAGGCCGTCCAGTTCCCCGCTGACGTACCACCCGGCGGGCAGCGCGCCCGTTTCCGTCCCCGCCGCCGAGCGCACCCGGCAGTCCACCCGCAGCTCCCCGTCGCGGCGCGCCCGCACGCTCACGTCCGCGAGATACAGCGGATCGGTGGCGTACAGCAGCACCGGGCGGGTGATCCCGCCGAGCCACCACTGGTCCTGGTCCTCGATGTGCGAGGCGTCGGACCACTTCACCACCGTGAGCCGCACGGTGGCCCTCTCCCCGGGCCGGACCAGACCCGACAGGTCGAACTCGGCGGCCAGATGAGAGTCCTTGGAGAGACCGGCCGGCCGCCCGTCCACATGGACGAGCAGCACGCTCTCGGCGGCGCCGACGTGCAGGACGATCCGGCGGTCGGCCCAGTCGGCGGGTATGTCGACCTCCCGCTCGTACACACCGGTCGGGTTCTCGGGCGGCGAGTCCGGCGGGAACTCGGTCCACGGCATACGGACGTTGGTGTACTGCGGGGGGTCCGCCGCCACCTGGAGCGCCCAGGAACCGGGGAGTTCGGCCCAGGACCAGCCGGGGCCGGGTTTCCCCTCGGGCGACGGCAGTAGCTGGAACCGCCAACGGCCGTCGAGCGACAGCGCCCCCTCGCGCCGGTCGACGGCGTTCATGGGCAGCCGCCCCCAGGAGGTCAGCTCAGGTGCTTTCCAGGGGCGCAGGGCGAAGAGTGCGTCGGTCATGACCGTTCCGAAGTCGCTGGTGGAAGGGGGGAGGCGGCCGGCCGGGGCAGGATGCGGCCCGGCAGGCCCCAGGCGGGGTCGACGGGGATGCCGAGGCGGTCCAGGACGGTGGGGGCGATGTCGACGAGGCGGGGTGTGTCCAGCCGGGTGCCGCCGGGCGTTCCCGGCTCGGCGAGGACGACGAAGACCTCGCGCTCGGCGCGCGTGTCGCCGCCGTGGCCGCCGGTGTCGAGATGCCCGTGGTCGGTGGTGACCAGGACCGTCCAGTGCTCGTCCGCCCGGACGGGATCGGAGCGCCGGGACTCGACGGCGTCCAGCAGCCGCCCGAGGTGGGCGTCCTGGGCGAGGAGGGCCCTGTCGTAGGCGGGGCTGAGGGGGCCCGTGGCGTGTCCGGCCTCGTCGGTGGCGCCGAAATACACGAACACGACGTCCGGGTCGTCCTCGGCGAGGCGGCGCACGGCGGTGTCGGCGACGAGCCGGTCCGCGCTCTCGTAGCCGTCGGACTCGCCGTCGTACCGCGCGCGCTCGCCGATGGCGGGGCCCAGGGTGCCGCGGTCCACCAGTTCCGGCCAGGACACCGCGGCTACCGTGCGCAGGCCGGGCCGTGCGGTGACGGCGCGGCTGAGGAAGTCGGGGTGGCGGGAGTAGTCGGCGCCGGTGAAGTCGTTGCCGGTCACCCCGTGCCGGTCGGGCCACACCCCGGTCAGCACGCTCGACCAGCCGGGGCCGGAGTCGGTGTAGGCCATGCTGGTGGACGGCCCGCCCTCGGCCTGACCGTCCACCTCGCCGTAGGGCAGCAGGCTGCTGCCGTGGGCGCCCGCGGCCATCAGGCCGTGCAGCACGGGTGCCGTGGACGGCGGGCGAAGCGAGTCGGGGGTCCCCCCGCGCGGAGACCGGGGGAGGGGCAGCCGGTCGAAGCGCACCCCGTCCATCCCCACCACGAGCACCTTGCCGCGCCCCGGCCGTCCTTCGCCGGCGACGACATCCACCATCGCGCACCTCTCTCCGGGGAGCGGTTCAGCTGCCCTGTACCGCGCCCTCGGTGGCGCCCGCGATGAACCCGCGCGCGAAGATCGCGAAGACCACGACGAGCGGGATGGACGCCATGAGCACACCGGCCATGACCATGCTGTAGTCGGTGTTGTGGCCGAGGTTGAGCTGTGCCAGCTCCACCTGGAGCGTGACGTGTTCGGGGTTGGTGAGCACGATGAGGGGCCAGACGTAGTCGTTCCAGGCACCGACGAAGGCGTAGATGGCCAGGAAGGACAACGCCGGCTTGATCATCGGCAGCGCGACGTTCCAGTACTGGCGGAAGAACCCGGCGCCGTCGATGCGCGCCGCGTCCAGCAGTTCGTCGGGCACCCCGTTCTCGATGTACTGGCGCAGCCAGAAGATGCCGAAGGCGTTGGAGAGCGCGGGCCAGACCAGTGCCTTGAGCATGCCGACCCAGCCGACCTCGGACATCAGGATGAACTGCGGCAGGACGGCCAGCTGTAGCGGCAGCATCATGAACACCAGCAGCGTGCCGAAGAGCACCTTGCGTCCGGGGAACTCGAACTTGGCGAAGGCGAAGGCCGCCAGGGAGTCGACGAACAGCACCAGGACCGTGGTGACGCACGCGACGACGACCGTGTTGAGCATCGACCCGAAGAAGTCGATCGTGTCGAGCACATGCCGGATGTTCTCCAGCAGATGGGAGCCGAAGGTCAGTTTCGGTGGGCTCTTGTAGATGTCGCGGGTGGTGTTGGTCGCCATCACGATCGTCCACACGAACGGGAAGACCGAGATCAGGACGGCCAGGACGAGGAGGACGTGCGCGGTCAGACCCTTGGGGCGGCGCGAGCGCTTCGTGCCCGTGGCCGGCCGTGGCGTGGCGGCTGTCGTCATGACTTCCTCCCTCGTTGCACGATGCGCCAGTTGACGACGACGAGCACGATGATCAGCACGAAGAAGGCCCACACGATGGCCGCGCCGTAGCCGTAGTCGTTGTCGAGGAAGGCCGACTGGTAGAAGTACAGCAGCGTGGTCAGGCCCGCCTGGCCCGGGCCGCCGAGGTTCTGGTTGGCGGCGTTGCTGGCGAAGAGCACCTGGGGTTCGCTGAAGCTCTGCAGACCGTTGATGGTCGAGATGACGACGGTGAACAGGATGATCGGCCGCATGATCGGGATGGTGATCTGGAAGAACGTACGGATCGGCCCGGCGCCGTCCATCCTGGCCGCCTCGTAGACCGACTGCGGGATGGCCTGGAGGCCGGCCAGGTAGATGATCATGTTGTAGCCGGTCCACATCCAGGTCATCAGCAGCGCGATGACCACCTTGATCAGCCACGGATCGCTCAGCCACGGGACGGGCGAGATGCCGACCGTGCCCAGGATCGCGTTGACCAGCCCGAAGTCGTTGCTGAACACCGCGCCGAAGAAGATCGCCACGGCGACGATCGACGTGACGTTCGGCACGTAGAGGGCGATGCGGTAGAAGCCCTTGAAGCGGCGCACCGAATGCAGCAGCGTCGCCAGCACCAGGGCGCCGAAGAGGGTGGGAACGGTGGACAGGACCCAGATCACCAGGGTGTTGCGGATCGACAGCCAGAAGACCGGGTCGTTCCAGAGGAACTCGAACTGCTGCAGGCCCACGAACTGCTTGGTGCCCAGGCCGTCGTAGCGCTGGAAGGACAGATACAGCGAATAGAAGACGGGGACGAACGAGAAGACGATGAAGATCAGGTAGAAGGGAGAGATCGCCAGGTACTGCCGCCAGAACGACAGCACCCCACGACGCTGGGGCCGCGCGACCCCCGCGGGCGGGGTGCGCCGCGGGCGGAAGCGGGCCGGGCCGGGCCCGCCACGGTGCTCGTGCACCGTGGCGGAGCCGGTGACCGGAGGTGACGACACCTCAGTTCACCCCCTGCCGCCTGGCGATCTGCTTGGCCTGGGAGACCGCGTCCTTCCAGGCGTCGTCGGGCTTCTTGCCCTTGGCCTCGATGCTGGTCAGCTCGGCCATGAAGGGAGCCATGACCGCGGAGTCGGCGGGCGCCTCGTAGCTGACGGGTATGGCCTCGGCGGCCGGGCCGAAGACCTCGATGATCTTCTGTCCGCCGAAGAAGGCGTCGGGGCCCGTCATGGCCGGCATCGCGTACGTCTCCGGGGAGGCGGGGAAGATCGCGGCGTCGGTGAAGCTCTTGGCGTTGTTGTCCGGGCTGAGGATCCAGCTGATGATCTTGAATGCCTCTTCGGGGTTCCGGCACTGCTTGGGCAGCGTCAGATAGGAGCCGCCCTGGTTGGCGGGGCCGCCCGGCGTCGCGCAGACCCGCCACTTGCCCTTGGTGCCCGGGGCCGCCGACTCGATGTCCAACGCGTGCCAGGCGGCGCCGACCTCGGTGGTCAGGCTCTTGCCGACGGCGGCGTTCCAGCTCTGGTCGTTGATCTTGGCGTCGAGGCCGAGCGTGTAGGCGCGGACCGCCGTGTCCCACGCGGCGCGGATGTGGTCCTGGTCGCCGATGAAGTGGTTGTCCTGGTCGATGAACCGCTTGGTGCCCTGGCCGACCGCGATGCTGAACACCGACCCCATGTTGTTGATCAGGAAGGTGCCGGGCAGCGCCTTCTTCAGTTCGGTGCCGAGCGCGAAGTAGTCCTCCCAGGTCTTGGCCTCGGCCGCGACCTTGGCCGGGTCGCTGGGCAGCCCGGCCTTGTCGAACTGGTCCGCGCGGTAGAAGAGCGCGGTGGGGCCGATGTCGATCGGGAAGCCGACCTGCTTGCCGTCCTCGGTCTGGGCGAGCTTGGTCTTCCACTCCAGGTACTGCGACGAGAGCGTCTTGAAGCCCAGGTCGTTCAGGTCGAGGAAGCGGTCGGCGTTGGGCAGGAAGGAGGCGATGTCCTCCCCCTTGATGCCGGTGATGTCCGGGACGGAGGAGCCGCCCGCCGCGAGGGTGGTGGTGAGCTTCTGCTTGAAGTCGCCGCCGATGGAGGAGCCGGTCAGCTTGACCTGGCCCTTGAAGTGCGTCTTCGCCTCGGCGACCACCTTGTCGCTGAGGGCTCCGCCCCAGTACCACATGGTGAGGTTCTTGCCGTTCTTGGTGCCGCCGGATTCCGAGTCGCCGCCACAGGCGACGGTCAGGCCGGAGGCCGCCGCCGTGAGCACGGCAGCCTGGAGGAAGCCTCTACGAGAAAGGTCCACGGGTCACTCCTGTTTGTTCCTGTTCGTGGTACTTCGGGGCAATTTTCTGGGGGGATCAGAGGCGCGCGATGCCCGGGGGGATCAGGGCAGCCGCGCGGGCGGGGTGACCGGGGCGTGGCGCACCGGTGGGCCGACGTCGGCCGGAATGCGGTCGGTGAGGAAGCCGTAGGCCTTCTTCAGGTCGGGGTCGGTCAGCGAGCGCCACCAGCGGTCGACGCCGTACCAGCCGGGCGCCGCCAGACCTCCGCCGTGGTGCCCCACGGACAGTCCGGCCGACAGCACGGCGAACCGCAGCCGCTCCATCAGTGGCCAGCCGCCGAGGGATGCGGCGACGAAGCTGGCGCCGAAGACGTCGCCGGCGCCCGTCGCGTCGAGCACGTCGACGTCCAGGGCCGGGACCTCCGCGTACTCCCCGGTCGTCTGGTCCACCGCGACCGCGCCCTCGCCGCCGCGGGTGACCACGGCCACCGGCACCAGCTCGCTCAGCGTGCCGAGCGCGGCGACCGCGCTGTCGGTACGGGTGTACGCCATCGCCTCGGTCTCGTTCGGGAGGAAGGCGTGGCACAGGGCGAGTTGGTCGAGCAGGTCACGGGACCACCGCTGGGTGGGGTCCCAGCCGACGTCCGCGTAGATGTGCGTGCCGTTCGCGGCGGCCTTGGCGAGCCACTCGCGCGGCTCGGCCTCGATGTGCACGAGGGCCGTGCGCGACTCGGGCGGGTCGCCCATCAACACGTCCTGCGAGTACGGCGGCTCCTGGCCGTGGGTGACCAGGGCCCGGTCGTGACCGTGCGCGAGGGAGACGGTGACGGGGGTGTGCCAGCCGTCGGCGGTGCGCGAGAGGGAGAGGTCCACGCCCTCCTGTCCGGCGAGGACCTCATGGCAGTGGGCGCCGTAGTAGTCGTCGCCGAAGACCGTGGCCAGGGAGGTCCTCAGGCCGAAACGGGCGGCGGCCACCGCCAGGTTGGCGATGCCGCCCGGACCGCAGCCCATGCCGTCGGTCCAGATCTCCTCGCCGGGTGTGGGCGGCTTTCCCAGCCCCGTGAGCACGAGGTCGTAGAAGAGCAGCCCGGTCAGCAGCACATCGGGCCGGTCGTCGTCCACGCGTGCACCCTCTCGTCGAGACCTTCGAGGATCACTCTTCAAAAGTCTTCAATTTCGGTGCACAGATCGTGCGCGCCTCCGAGAGCTTTGGCAAGAGTCGAGCAGAAGTGAGCATAGAAATGATTGGGAATGACGAGTACTGTTCAGCGCGTGCTGGCAGAGCGACGACACCAACTCATCCTGCGGGCCCTGCGATCAGGGGGCCCGGCGGCAGTCACCGACCTGTCCGAACAGCTCGGTGTGAGCCCCGCCACCATCCGGCGTGACCTCCTGAGGCTGGAGGAGGAGGGGCTGCTCACCCGTGTGCACGGCGGCGCGGTCGTGGACGAGGGCGACCAGCCCTTCGCCGAGGTGGCCGAGGTGCGGGTGGCCGAGAAGGACGCGATAGCGGCGAAGGCCGCCTCGATGGTCCGTGACGGTCAGTCCGTGCTCCTCGACATCGGGACCACCGCCTACCGCCTGGCCCGGCAGCTGCACGGCCGCCGCCTCACCGTGATCACCAGCAACCTGGTGGTCTACGAGGAGCTGGCAGACGACGAGGGGATCGAACTGGTACTGCTCGGCGGCATGGTCCGCCGCGAGTACCGTTCCCTCGTCGGCTTCCTCACCGAGGACAACCTCCGGCAGCTGCACGCCGACTGGCTGTTCCTCGGTACGAGCGGAGTGCGGCCCGGCGGACAGGTGATGGACACGACCGTCGTCGAGGTCCCGGTCAAACGCGCGATGATCAAGGCCGGCGACAAGGTCGTCCTGCTCGCCGACTCCGCGAAGTTCCCCGGTACGGGGATGGCGCGGGTCTGCGGGCCCGGGGAACTCGACGTGGTCGTGACCAACGGGTCGGTGGACCAGGGCACTCGGTCCTCGTTCGAGGACGCGGGGGTCGAGGTGGTCACCGTATGACCGCCCCGGGACGGGGCGGCTGACACGTGTCGGGACGGCCCGCATGTATGCACGATCGGTAAAGGTGGTAGTTGCGTGAAGCTGACGATTCTGGGCGGCGGAGGATTCCGGGTGCCCCTCGTGTACGGGGCGCTCCTCGGGGACCGCGCCGAGGGCCGGGTCACCCATGTCGTCCTGCACGACCTGGACGCCGAGCGGCTCTCCGCCGTCACCCGCGTCCTGGCCGAGCAGGCGGCGGACGTGCCCGACGCCCCCGAGGTGACCGCCACCACCGACCTCGACGAGGCCCTGCGCGGCGCCGACTTCATCTTCTCCGCGATCCGCGTCGGAGGCCTGGAGGGCCGTGCGGACGACGAGCGGGTGGCCCTCGCCGAAGGCGTCCTGGGCCAGGAGACCGTCGGCGCCGGCGGTATCGCCTACGGCCTGCGCACGGTCCCGGTGGCCGCGGACATCGCGCGGCGGGTGGCCCGGCTCGCCCCCGACGCCTGGGTCATCAACTTCACCAACCCGGCGGGTCTGGTCACCGAGGCCATGTCCCGCCACCTCGGCGACCGCGTCATCGGCATCTGCGACTCACCCGTGGGCCTCGGCCGCCGTATCGCCCGCGTCCTGGGCGCCGCGAATCCGAAGGAGGCGTGGATCGACTACGTCGGCCTCAACCACCTCGGCTGGGTCCGCGGCCTGCACATCGCGGGCCGCGACGAACTCCCGCGCCTGCTCGCCGACCGCGACCTCCTCGGATCCTTCGAGGAGGGCAAACTCTTCGGTGTCGACTGGCTCCAGTCCCTCGGCGCGATCCCGAACGAGTACCTGCACTACTACTACTTCAACCGCGAGGCCGTCCGCGCCTACCAGGCGGTCGACAAGACCCGCGGTGCCTTCCTCAAGGACCAGCAGGCCCACTTCTACGAGGAGATGCGCCGCCCGGACGCCCACGCGCTCAAGGCCTGGGACCGCACCCGCGCCGAACGCGAGGCCACCTACATGTCGGAGAACCGGGAGACGGCGGGCGCCGGTGAACGCGACGCCGACGACCTGTCCGGCGGCTACGAGAAGGTCGCCCTCGCCCTGATGCGGGCCATCGCCCGCGACGAGCGCACCACCCTCATCCTCAACGTCCGCAACAAGGGCACCCTCTCGGCCCTCGACACGGAGGCCGTCATCGAGGTGCCCTGCCTGGTCGACGCCAACGGCGCCCACCCGGTCACCGTGGCCCCCCTGCCCGACCACGCCACCGGCCTGGTCTGCGCGGTCAAGGCCGTCGAACGCGAGGTCCTGGCCGCCGCCGAGGCGGGTTCCCGTACGACCGCGGTGAAGGCCTTCGCCCTGCACCCGCTGGTCGACTCCGTCAATGTGGCGCGCAGGCTGGTGGAGGGGTACACCGAGGTCCACCCGGGCCTGGCGTACCTCAAGTAGGCTCACCGCCGGAAAGCGCTTTCCCCCGCTCGCTCCCTCTCTGGAGACCCGTCATGCACGACGAACGCCGCCGCATCGAGGAACGCGTCGAGCGCGTCCACACCCAGCGCGTCAAGCCCGCGATCTACGCGGCCTCCGCGCCCTTCGAGGTCGAGGCCTGGCAGGCGCCGGGCGAGCCCGTCCCCTTCGAGGAGGCCGCCGCCGCCTCGTACACACCGTTCGCGATGGACACCCCGTGGGGCCCGCCGTGGGGCACGACCTGGTTCCGGATGCGTGGACGGGTGCCCGCCGCGTGGGCGGGCCGCCGAGTCGAGGCGGTCATCGACCTCGGCTTCGTCGGCGACTGGCCCGGCAACCAGGCCGAGGCCCTCGTCCACCTCGCCGACGGCACCCCGCTGAAGGCGGTCAACCCGCTCAACCAGTACGTGCCGATCGGCAACCCCGTCCGGGGCGGCGAGACCATCGACTACCTGGTCGAGGCGGCGTCCAACCCCGACATCCTCGCCGACAACTTCTCGAAGATCACGCCGATGGGCGACATCCTCACGGCCGGCGACAAGCCCCTCTACACCTTCCAGCGCGCCGACCTCGCCGTCCTCGACGAGGAGGTCTTCCACCTCGACCTGGACCTCCAGGTACTGCGCGAAC
Proteins encoded:
- a CDS encoding DeoR/GlpR family DNA-binding transcription regulator, translating into MLAERRHQLILRALRSGGPAAVTDLSEQLGVSPATIRRDLLRLEEEGLLTRVHGGAVVDEGDQPFAEVAEVRVAEKDAIAAKAASMVRDGQSVLLDIGTTAYRLARQLHGRRLTVITSNLVVYEELADDEGIELVLLGGMVRREYRSLVGFLTEDNLRQLHADWLFLGTSGVRPGGQVMDTTVVEVPVKRAMIKAGDKVVLLADSAKFPGTGMARVCGPGELDVVVTNGSVDQGTRSSFEDAGVEVVTV
- a CDS encoding carbohydrate ABC transporter permease, which produces MLSFWRQYLAISPFYLIFIVFSFVPVFYSLYLSFQRYDGLGTKQFVGLQQFEFLWNDPVFWLSIRNTLVIWVLSTVPTLFGALVLATLLHSVRRFKGFYRIALYVPNVTSIVAVAIFFGAVFSNDFGLVNAILGTVGISPVPWLSDPWLIKVVIALLMTWMWTGYNMIIYLAGLQAIPQSVYEAARMDGAGPIRTFFQITIPIMRPIILFTVVISTINGLQSFSEPQVLFASNAANQNLGGPGQAGLTTLLYFYQSAFLDNDYGYGAAIVWAFFVLIIVLVVVNWRIVQRGRKS
- a CDS encoding carbohydrate kinase family protein, which codes for MDDDRPDVLLTGLLFYDLVLTGLGKPPTPGEEIWTDGMGCGPGGIANLAVAAARFGLRTSLATVFGDDYYGAHCHEVLAGQEGVDLSLSRTADGWHTPVTVSLAHGHDRALVTHGQEPPYSQDVLMGDPPESRTALVHIEAEPREWLAKAAANGTHIYADVGWDPTQRWSRDLLDQLALCHAFLPNETEAMAYTRTDSAVAALGTLSELVPVAVVTRGGEGAVAVDQTTGEYAEVPALDVDVLDATGAGDVFGASFVAASLGGWPLMERLRFAVLSAGLSVGHHGGGLAAPGWYGVDRWWRSLTDPDLKKAYGFLTDRIPADVGPPVRHAPVTPPARLP
- a CDS encoding 6-phospho-beta-glucosidase — encoded protein: MKLTILGGGGFRVPLVYGALLGDRAEGRVTHVVLHDLDAERLSAVTRVLAEQAADVPDAPEVTATTDLDEALRGADFIFSAIRVGGLEGRADDERVALAEGVLGQETVGAGGIAYGLRTVPVAADIARRVARLAPDAWVINFTNPAGLVTEAMSRHLGDRVIGICDSPVGLGRRIARVLGAANPKEAWIDYVGLNHLGWVRGLHIAGRDELPRLLADRDLLGSFEEGKLFGVDWLQSLGAIPNEYLHYYYFNREAVRAYQAVDKTRGAFLKDQQAHFYEEMRRPDAHALKAWDRTRAEREATYMSENRETAGAGERDADDLSGGYEKVALALMRAIARDERTTLILNVRNKGTLSALDTEAVIEVPCLVDANGAHPVTVAPLPDHATGLVCAVKAVEREVLAAAEAGSRTTAVKAFALHPLVDSVNVARRLVEGYTEVHPGLAYLK
- a CDS encoding ABC transporter substrate-binding protein; protein product: MDLSRRGFLQAAVLTAAASGLTVACGGDSESGGTKNGKNLTMWYWGGALSDKVVAEAKTHFKGQVKLTGSSIGGDFKQKLTTTLAAGGSSVPDITGIKGEDIASFLPNADRFLDLNDLGFKTLSSQYLEWKTKLAQTEDGKQVGFPIDIGPTALFYRADQFDKAGLPSDPAKVAAEAKTWEDYFALGTELKKALPGTFLINNMGSVFSIAVGQGTKRFIDQDNHFIGDQDHIRAAWDTAVRAYTLGLDAKINDQSWNAAVGKSLTTEVGAAWHALDIESAAPGTKGKWRVCATPGGPANQGGSYLTLPKQCRNPEEAFKIISWILSPDNNAKSFTDAAIFPASPETYAMPAMTGPDAFFGGQKIIEVFGPAAEAIPVSYEAPADSAVMAPFMAELTSIEAKGKKPDDAWKDAVSQAKQIARRQGVN